A single window of Bos javanicus breed banteng chromosome 19, ARS-OSU_banteng_1.0, whole genome shotgun sequence DNA harbors:
- the EIF4A3 gene encoding eukaryotic initiation factor 4A-III has product MAATATMATSGSARKRLLKEEDMTKVEFETSEEVDVTPTFDTMGLREDLLRGIYAYGFEKPSAIQQRAIKQIIKGRDVIAQSQSGTGKTATFSISVLQCLDIQVRETQALILAPTRELAVQIQKGLLALGDYMNVQCHACIGGTNVGEDIRKLDYGQHVVAGTPGRVFDMIRRRSLRTRAIKMLVLDEADEMLNKGFKEQIYDVYRYLPPATQVVLISATLPHEILEMTNKFMTDPIRILVKRDELTLEGIKQFFVAVEREEWKFDTLCDLYDTLTITQAVIFCNTKRKVDWLTEKMREANFTVSSMHGDMPQKERESIMKEFRSGASRVLISTDVWARGLDVPQVSLIINYDLPNNRELYIHRIGRSGRYGRKGVAINFVKNDDIRILRDIEQYYSTQIDEMPMNVADLI; this is encoded by the exons ATGGCGGCTACGGCCACGATGGCGACCTCGGGTTCGGCGCGGAAGCGGCTACTCAAAGAGGAAGACATGACCAAAGTGGAATTCGAGACTAGCGAGGAGGTGGACGTGACCCCCACATTCGACACCATGGGCCTGCGGGAGGACTTGCTGCGCGGCATCTATGCCTACG gTTTTGAAAAACCATCAGCAATCCAGCAGCGAGCTATTAAGCAGATAATTAAAGGAAGAGATGTCATTGCGCA ATCTCAGTCTGGTACAGGCAAAACAGCCACCTTCAGTATTTCTGTCCTCCAGTGTCTGGATATTCAG gTTCGTGAAACCCAAGCTTTGATCTTGGCTCCAACAAGAGAGTTAGCTGTGCAGATCCAGAAG GGCCTGCTTGCTTTGGGTGACTACATGAATGTCCAGTGCCATGCCTGCATCGGGGGCACCAATGTGGGGGAGGACATCAGGAAATTGGACTACGGACAGCACGTTGTCGCCGGCACACCTGGGCGTGTCTTTG ATATGATTCGTCGCAGGAGTTTGAGGACACGTGCTATCAAGATGTTGGTTTTGGATGAGGCTGATGAAATGTTGAATAAAG GTTTCAAAGAACAGATCTACGATGTGTACAGGTACTTGCCCCCAGCCACACAGGTGGTGCTCATCAGTGCCACACTGCCCCACGAGATCCTCGAGATGACCAACAAGTTCATGACCGACCCCATCCGCATCTTGGTAAAACG TGATGAACTGACTCTCGAAGGCATCAAGCAGTTTTTTGTGGCTGTGGAACGGGAAGAGTGGAAGTTTGACACCTTGTGTGACCTCTATGACACGCTGACCATCACACAGGCTGTCATCTTCTGTAACACCAAGAGGAAG GTTGACTGGCTGACGGAGAAGATGAGGGAAGCTAACTTTACCGTGTCATCCATGCACGGGGACATGCCCCAGAAGGAGCGAGAGTCCATCATGAAGGAGTTCCGGTCAGGTGCCAG CCGAGTGCTCATCTCTACCGACGTCTGGGCCCGGGGGCTGGACGTGCCCCAGGTGTCCCTCATCATTAACTATGACCTGCCCAACAACAGAGAGCTGTACATACACAG AATTGGGAGATCAGGTCGATATGGCCGAAAGGGTGTGGCTATTAATTTTGTAAAGAATGATGATATCCGCATCCTCAGAGACATCGAGCAGTACTACTCCACTCAGATTGATGAGATGCCCATGAACG ttgctgatctgatctga